The DNA sequence AGACATCTTTTGCACATGAAAATTGAGTTCCCAGTTGTCAttaaatgcagcatgtgttgcaaGAGATGTTCTACTCTTCAATATTGCAGTAACACACTTGTCTTGAatccttttttaaatgtgcaaatGCCACTCTTTAAGGAGAGTATTAATTTACATTTTGCTGGTGTCCTTGTCTTTTTCTGAATATCAAATTAATCATTTTCCTTTAAATGGTATAGGAATGCAttctgtattttaatgtaaaagAGGGTCAATCACATTTTCACCAAATATTTGGTCTCAGTTCCATCAGTTTCAAATGAAAAAGGTTTATTATATTTGGTCTGTTACAAAATCCTTGTTACTTGTTCACCACAGATGAGATTAAACAAATTAAGAATGACTGGTGGTAACAGTTTTCTATTGCAGCTATTGTTAGAACAAAGCACACCGTGCCATCATCTCCAGGGTGAACCCAAAGCTATGATGGTTAAAGTAGTCGTGATAACACATCCACATTTATTACAAAtgtctttataaaataatttcattgtgtgaagtttgttaaaaacaaaataacaaaaaacaagactttaattaaaaaaacatgtttattaaCAGGGGATGGCTCTGTAAAAAGTATACCAAGAGAAAACAGTATCCAGAGGGGAAGAAAAGTAAATTTGTTACTGATAGCATTCTAAAACATAAAATACTCAAATCAgggatccatccatcctttaaaGATTTTGTTACAAAAGTGTAACAAAAATCATACCAGCAGTCTCTCAATGGCTGTCTGAACAGACTGAATTTGTGGCTTGAGCTGAGAGCCCTCCTTTATCGTGACTGAGGTAGCAATGACCGGGCGCGACACCCCACAGGCCCGACCCAGAGCCTGCTTGGAGCGAACGAACACATAGGGGACATTTTTGTCTTCACAGAGCAGGGGCAAGTGCAGGATGATCTCCAGTGGTTCAGCATCTGCAGCCATCACAATAAACTCAGCGATGCCTCTGTTCAGGGTTTTTGTAGCTGAGGGAAAAGTAGAGTATTATTAGTACACAAAAGACTTAATATGAAAGACCATAAACATTTTATACCTTTTTCTCTGgttatatacacacacgcacctCCAAAATACAGGTACACTTTGATCatgtaaaatgaaataaagcctTTGATACCATGAATGACGTCACTTATAACAGCAACTGTTAACATACAACATCCCAAATATATGCTTTGACTACCAGTTTGTAAATCAGTGCACAGATTATGATACATTGCATGTCCTCACCCTCATTGGCCCCCTTCCTCAGCTGCTTGTAGTTGGACGCTTGCTGCACCAGGTCCAGGATGGTTTTGGTCAGCGTGGCGTCGGCCAGCGGGTAGGCCTTTGGGTTCACTGCTGGTTCAGTCTGTAATACAAACAAGAATGCATTATAAGCCAAGTACCAAATATATAAAAGCAGATTATCTTAATGTTAAGGTTGCCGCGCTCTATTTCTCTCACGCTTGCCACATGTTAGCTGATCTGTTAGCAGCACAACACTTACCATTGTGACTTATTTTCTCGTATTCCGGCCCTCTCGGCGAAATGCTTCACGGAGGACTTTTTGCCTTTGACTTGGCTGTAAAACGGCAACAAAAGACAATATGATTTCTTTCTCGCTGTACTTTGTAGCGCTGTTGACTGCGTTAGCCCTTCTTGATGCTGCCAATCCAAACGTTTCCCGCACGTGTATGGTTGTGGCTCTGCACATGCGCACTGGgggacaaaaaaaacccacaggaAACGCTTATCGCCATCTAGCGGTCATGAGCAGAATGGCCTGACAGATTTGTAATTAAATtgtgtacatatgtatgtatatacatgtgtTTGGGCTCAGCccatcccagctaatttcaggcgagaggcaggtgttcaccctggacaggtcgccagtccatcgcagggccacatatgtgtgtgtttgctcgGTTTTGTTATTTTCACTACAGTTTTCAGCAATCATATACAGTATTCATGAAACACAAGTCGTATGAGTAAATATCaacattttaaaagaaatcAGAAGACCCGAGGCAACAGATTGAGGGTGACATTATGTCACCGTGTGACATAGAGACGATCATTTTTCCAACGTCTAAATCGAAAATCCAAAATAAAATGTGTAAGGGTCTTAATTGTCTAGGTGGAAGATACTGTAAACAGacaaccaggggcctgtactacgaagcgggatttggggttagcgaggtaacttcaggtttaaccctgggttttcaggactacgacggtggttcacttcttagcggggcacatcgccatggtaacttatgctgaaccgctaacctgctccggagcaggttatgttcgagatacagatcgccgggtataaaagcaccgcccactgaccaatcagctctcttggaaaatggcatgccctttcgaagagaatccagtggagcccggtgcgcggatcgtgagaggatccctccgaagagaacgcgtattcagggaccaccaaaacccctttgctttccctgatgagtacctgtatgaacgatccaaaaaaaaaggaaaaaaagaaaaaagaggtggaggagaaaataaaaaataaatcaatcaatgaataaataaaacaaatcatcacccaaaatccgatgtacagtcaatccaaaactaataccaattaaataaataaatcaagaagaaatgaaaaagaagatgcatttgtaaggggatagcaaaaaagggattttcaatttcgtccctcgaaaattctgagaagtcactaaaatactaaatacccccctcctgaaaaaataaaaaattaaataaaataaataaaaaaacccaattctttggtacagcatcagcacaagttatcggtcaacaacaatagttatagaaccaatatatacagactgtctcagaaaattagaatattgtgattttctgtaatgcaaacacaaaaacaaaaaaaatgtcatacattctggattcattacaaatcaactgaaatattgcaagccttttattattttaatattgctgatcatggtttacagtttaagattaagattcccagaatattcaaatatatgtttatatccctatgaatttacgcatttatacagtcagcgatcttttgccagctgtctttcctgcattttgcagctgcaactgtgttgctttttgcctgtattatatgcctatactcatcatatttccgtaaaattattgtttgctcttcgctactgaaataagcggctctgacagcggacttctccatgcttgcgattggtcatgcgctgaaaacactgccccttttatgtgcacgcgctcatatccagattggagaaacctgggttgatataccgagttgataaccaccgtcgtgtgaccgcttagcgtgattgcaattgtcccgcttagtgaatctggataaggaaaagatattctggatatgttgaacttgcttcgtagtacaggccccagacatactcacacctaCTAAAGAAATACACTTTATtttcatccagccatccattgtctatacccgctttatccttttgcagggtcacaggggtctgctggagcctatcccagctcatcacaggcgatAGGCAGGGGTTCATCcaggacaggttgccagtctatcgcagggccacatacaggactgtctcagaaaattgtgataaatattgtgataaagttctttattttctgtaattcaattaaaaaaaacaaaaatgtcatacattctggattcattacaaatcaactgaaatattgcaagccttttattattttaatattgctgattatggcttacagtttaagattaagattcccagaatattcaatttttttgagataggatatttgagttttcttaagctgtaaaccatgatcagcaatattaaaataataaaaggcttgcaatatttcagttgatttgtaatgaatccagaatgtatgacatttttgcattacagaaaatgttaaaatgactttatcacaatattctaattttctgagacagtcctgtatatacaaacaaccagtaatactcacacctacgggcaattcactgtagaatcaccaattaacctagtatgcatgtttttggactgtgggaggaagccggagtacttggagggaacccacgcaagcacggggagaacatgcaaaatccacacagaaagacccctgggAGCCAtggagtcaaaccaggaaccttgcTGCTGTGAGCCAATAGTGctaatagtccatgggccagagcccaaaatttcactcgtcagtaccactcaaggtgaccaaacttgcttataatttttgaaaatatccacgtctatagatgatattttggtatgataacccttcctgagtggcagctgtatcatagttatcagctcatgaagttcagaaaattacattttagatgctgctgcatatcctggtttagactcatgtacaggatatctgtcaatgtttcacaatattgtctttggtatcattttaaaggggacctttgaagctttcattcaagctaagatgtgatacatttcctgaatccttatgctcctatgagtattccagtttttgtattttgtgtctctgttgttcctagatgacacagggataaaatatactatatcatttaggcgaaaattgtgtaaaaatgtgtgttgtttatagtttaaagagctgcagtgatctctatgttggtcagaaagattctcatcttagcttgaatgaatgcttaaaatgataccaaagacaatattgtgaagcattgacagatatcctgtacatgagtctaaaccaggatatgcagcagcatctaaaatgtaattttctgaacttcatgagctgataactatgatacagctgccactcaggaagggttatcataccaaaatatcatctacagacatggatatgttcaaaaattataagcaagtttggtcaccttgaatggtactgatatctggtctggcccatggactataaccactaagccaccatgctgccctatttttaacaataatagacaaatggctcttattaacatatatacaatttaaaagtgaatgatgcagcagtatgaggtagtcatggttattgaaaggtgcattgttacagcatatgattgtggttattattattattatcatcatcatcatcatcatcatcatcatcatcatcattattattattattattattattattattattattattattattattattattattattattattatttcacagtggtttatttttattttattttgtcagaaCAGGGCCGGCACGTGTTTGCATTCGTCACTCACTCGCGGTGAAGAACGCGCGGTGCATGCTGGGTAGGGCACTTTGAACGGCAGCCATATTGGCGCATCGTCCTGAAGGAGAGAGGGGAGATGAAGGGGATCCGGGGAATCAGCCAGCTATCGgtgagaaaaaacacacaaaaacaatgtTTGTGTGACATGTCAtctgtagacacacacaaactaGTTTCACTCTTCGTTGTTGTTATCGGACAGcatgaaaacacaacaaaaaatggTCGCATCGGGAGGGACGAAGAAGCGGTCAGCTAAAGCTCGTTATCACTATTAAACCTGCACTGAACCGCTTGACAGCGTTACATCATTAACTACACATATGTCACCTCGTCATAGTCTTAATTAAACCCCTCTTAAACCACATTCGCTTAAATTAGAGCCCTCCAAGTAATTAACCTCTGTCA is a window from the Cololabis saira isolate AMF1-May2022 chromosome 19, fColSai1.1, whole genome shotgun sequence genome containing:
- the snu13b gene encoding SNU13 homolog, small nuclear ribonucleoprotein b (U4/U6.U5) → MTEPAVNPKAYPLADATLTKTILDLVQQASNYKQLRKGANEATKTLNRGIAEFIVMAADAEPLEIILHLPLLCEDKNVPYVFVRSKQALGRACGVSRPVIATSVTIKEGSQLKPQIQSVQTAIERLLV